A portion of the Musa acuminata AAA Group cultivar baxijiao chromosome BXJ1-1, Cavendish_Baxijiao_AAA, whole genome shotgun sequence genome contains these proteins:
- the LOC103974067 gene encoding serine/threonine-protein kinase EDR1 isoform X2, with the protein MDDMSGDSARSEEGNSGAAWWPSHFIENLQSVSLDPRKESTCRVGKADLFSATASQLLWSTGTFSGSIPNGFYSVIPDKKLKELFDTIPSPDDLHSLGIEGLKADIILVDAEKDKKLSMLKQLSAAMVKGLHNNPALLIKKIAGLVFDFYKRPNSERSPAKAAVEDAPHWTDNKGIQLLGQIKHGSCRPRAILFKVLADSVGLDSKLVVGLPSDGSVECADSYKHMSVVVVLNSVELLVDLMRFPGQLIPFSTKAIFISHISAAGESDSAENDSCDSPLEPNSPLYGFPDKLDAEDLEQEENPQSLHQSRVDASSNLNGRSLRNIILRSKTFMKGKLSVSHSESNIANALVRCSQKKVVREQQHTSSSSPEHPLYKAGGWSMLSGDRQPFREFADGVDASRAVRAMNETLKQNRLLRDHGDEGSCLYATNDKNQLNEPPKNVCFSVPKDEISFGNSGAYNSSRKQTGSSQKAMSLPSSPHEYIGKNSKRTGDSPRTEHMVSTWNKVLQSSPFLNKPLLPFKEWNINFSELTVGTRVGIGFFGEVFRGIWNGTDVAIKVFLEQDLTTENMEDFCNEIYILSRLRHPNVILFLGACMKPPHLSMVTEYMEMGSLYYLMHMSGQKKKLSWRKRLKMLRDICRGLMCIHRMKIVHRDLKSANCLVDKHWTVKICDFGLSRVMTDGPLRDNSSAGTPEWMAPELIRNEPFTEKCDIFSLGVIMWELCTLNRPWEGTPAVQVIYAVANEGTRLEIPEGPLGKLISDCWAEPHERPSCQEILTRLLDCEYTLS; encoded by the exons ATGGACGATATGTCAGGTGATTCAGCAAGATCTGAAGAAGGGAATTCTGGTGCTGCTTGGTGGCCCTCACATTTTATAGAAAACTTGCAGTCTGTTTCTTTGGATCCACGAAAAGAGAGTACATGCAGGGTTGGGAAAGCTGACCTTTTCTCTGCTACTGCTTCACAGCTGTTGTGGTCCACCGGAACATTTTCTGGTTCAATACCTAATGGGTTTTATTCTGTTATCCCA GATAAAAAGCTCAAGGAGCTTTTTGACACTATCCCTTCTCCAGATGACCTTCATTCGCTTGGTATTGAGGGACTTAAGGCTGATATCATTCTTGTAGATGCGGAGAAGGATAAGAAGCTTTCTATGTTGAAGCAGTTGAGTGCAGCCATGGTGAAAGGGTTGCACAATAATCCTGCTTTACTAATAAAAAAGATTGCTGGACTG GTTTTTGATTTTTACAAGCGCCCAAATTCAGAGCGAAGTCCTGCAAAAGCTGCTGTAGAGGATGCACCTCATTGGACGGATAACAAAGGTATCCAACTGTTGGGCCAGATTAAGCATGGATCATGCCGACCTAGAGCAATTTTGTTTAAAGTTCTCGCAGACTCTGTTGGTCTTGACAGTAAACTTGTGGTG GGCCTTCCTAGTGATGGTAGTGTTGAATGTGCAGATTCTTACAAGCATATGTCTGTCGTGGTTGTGTTGAATTCTGTGGAACTACTTGTTGATCTTATGCGCTTTCCTGGACAATTAATTCCATTTTCGACCAAGGCTATATTTATATCCCATATTTCTGCAGCAGGGGAAAGTGACTCTGCTGAGAATGATTCTTGTGATTCTCCTCTTGAACCCAATAGCCCACTGTATGGGTTTCCTGACAAACTGGATGCTGAAGA TCTTGAACAAGAGGAGAACCCCCAGTCTTTGCATCAGAGTAGAGTGGATGCATCATCTAATCTAAATGGTCGATCACTGCGTAATATTATACTTAGATCAAAAACTTTTATGAAGGGAAAGCTAAG TGTATCTCATAGTGAATCCAATATTGCAAATGCTCTTGTGAGGTGCAGCCAGAAGAAAGTTGTTAGAGAACAGCAACACACATCTAGTTCAAG TCCGGAGCATCCCCTTTATAAAGCAGGGGGGTGGTCCATGCTTAGTGGCGACAGGCAACCATTTAGAGAATTTGCTGATGGTGTAGatgcatcaag GGCTGTTCGGGCAATGAATGAAACTCTAAAGCAAAATCGTCTCCTGCGGGACCATGGTGATGAAGGTTCATGCTTGTATGCCACAAATGACAAGAATCAGTTGAATGAGCCACCAAAAAATGTATGCTTCTCTGTACCAAAG GATGAAATATCATTTGGAAATTCTGGAGCATATAATAGCTCAAGAAAGCAAACAGGTTCCAGTCAGAAGGCTATGTCATTGCCTTCATCTCCTCATGAATATATTGGTAAGAATTCTAAGAGAACTGGGGATTCTCCAAGAACAGAACATATGGTATCAACTTGGAACAAAGTTTTGCAGTCATCTCCATTTCTCAATAAGCCTTTATTACCTTTCAAAGAGTGGAACATCAATTTCTCAGAGTTAACTGTTGGCACGCGTGTTGGAATAG GATTCTTTGGAGAAGTTTTCCGTGGGATATGGAATGGTACTGATGTTGCAATAAAAGTCTTTCTGGAGCAAGATCTGACAACTGAGAACATGGAAGATTTTTGCAATGAAATCTACATACTAAG CCGCCTTCGACATCCAAATG TTATTTTATTTCTTGGTGCATGCATGAAGCCTCCTCACCTCTCAATGGTAACTGAATATATGGAGATGGGATCTTTGTATTATCTTATGCATATGAGCGGCCAGAAAAAGAAACTGAGCTGGCGTAAGAGATTAAAAATGCTTCGTGACATTTGCAG GGGTTTGATGTGCATACATCGTATGAAAATAGTCCATCGCGATCTTAAAAGTGCAAATTGCCTTGTGGATAAACACTGGACGGTTAAGATATGTGATTTTGGGCTTTCACGAGTCATGACAGATGGTCCCTTGAGAGATAACTCATCTGCGGGCACCCCAGAATGGATGGCTCCTGAGCTTATACGCAATGAACCATTTACAGAAAAATGTGACATATTTAGCCTCGGTGTTATAATGTGGGAGCTTTGCACCCTCAACAGGCCATGGGAAGGCACACCGGCAGTTCAA GTGATATATGCAGTTGCCAACGAAGGGACACGACTAGAGATTCCTGAAGGTCCACTTGGCAAGCTAATCTCAG ATTGTTGGGCAGAGCCACATGAGCGACCGAGTTGTCAGGAAATCCTCACTCGCCTGCTCGATTGCGAATACACACTGTCTTGA
- the LOC103974067 gene encoding serine/threonine-protein kinase EDR1 isoform X1 has protein sequence MDDMSGDSARSEEGNSGAAWWPSHFIENLQSVSLDPRKESTCRVGKADLFSATASQLLWSTGTFSGSIPNGFYSVIPDKKLKELFDTIPSPDDLHSLGIEGLKADIILVDAEKDKKLSMLKQLSAAMVKGLHNNPALLIKKIAGLVFDFYKRPNSERSPAKAAVEDAPHWTDNKGIQLLGQIKHGSCRPRAILFKVLADSVGLDSKLVVGLPSDGSVECADSYKHMSVVVVLNSVELLVDLMRFPGQLIPFSTKAIFISHISAAGESDSAENDSCDSPLEPNSPLYGFPDKLDAEDLEQEENPQSLHQSRVDASSNLNGRSLRNIILRSKTFMKGKLSVSHSESNIANALVRCSQKKVVREQQHTSSSSPEHPLYKAGGWSMLSGDRQPFREFADGVDASRSDGGSTSDVHRIRRSISITPEIGDDIVRAVRAMNETLKQNRLLRDHGDEGSCLYATNDKNQLNEPPKNVCFSVPKDEISFGNSGAYNSSRKQTGSSQKAMSLPSSPHEYIGKNSKRTGDSPRTEHMVSTWNKVLQSSPFLNKPLLPFKEWNINFSELTVGTRVGIGFFGEVFRGIWNGTDVAIKVFLEQDLTTENMEDFCNEIYILSRLRHPNVILFLGACMKPPHLSMVTEYMEMGSLYYLMHMSGQKKKLSWRKRLKMLRDICRGLMCIHRMKIVHRDLKSANCLVDKHWTVKICDFGLSRVMTDGPLRDNSSAGTPEWMAPELIRNEPFTEKCDIFSLGVIMWELCTLNRPWEGTPAVQVIYAVANEGTRLEIPEGPLGKLISDCWAEPHERPSCQEILTRLLDCEYTLS, from the exons ATGGACGATATGTCAGGTGATTCAGCAAGATCTGAAGAAGGGAATTCTGGTGCTGCTTGGTGGCCCTCACATTTTATAGAAAACTTGCAGTCTGTTTCTTTGGATCCACGAAAAGAGAGTACATGCAGGGTTGGGAAAGCTGACCTTTTCTCTGCTACTGCTTCACAGCTGTTGTGGTCCACCGGAACATTTTCTGGTTCAATACCTAATGGGTTTTATTCTGTTATCCCA GATAAAAAGCTCAAGGAGCTTTTTGACACTATCCCTTCTCCAGATGACCTTCATTCGCTTGGTATTGAGGGACTTAAGGCTGATATCATTCTTGTAGATGCGGAGAAGGATAAGAAGCTTTCTATGTTGAAGCAGTTGAGTGCAGCCATGGTGAAAGGGTTGCACAATAATCCTGCTTTACTAATAAAAAAGATTGCTGGACTG GTTTTTGATTTTTACAAGCGCCCAAATTCAGAGCGAAGTCCTGCAAAAGCTGCTGTAGAGGATGCACCTCATTGGACGGATAACAAAGGTATCCAACTGTTGGGCCAGATTAAGCATGGATCATGCCGACCTAGAGCAATTTTGTTTAAAGTTCTCGCAGACTCTGTTGGTCTTGACAGTAAACTTGTGGTG GGCCTTCCTAGTGATGGTAGTGTTGAATGTGCAGATTCTTACAAGCATATGTCTGTCGTGGTTGTGTTGAATTCTGTGGAACTACTTGTTGATCTTATGCGCTTTCCTGGACAATTAATTCCATTTTCGACCAAGGCTATATTTATATCCCATATTTCTGCAGCAGGGGAAAGTGACTCTGCTGAGAATGATTCTTGTGATTCTCCTCTTGAACCCAATAGCCCACTGTATGGGTTTCCTGACAAACTGGATGCTGAAGA TCTTGAACAAGAGGAGAACCCCCAGTCTTTGCATCAGAGTAGAGTGGATGCATCATCTAATCTAAATGGTCGATCACTGCGTAATATTATACTTAGATCAAAAACTTTTATGAAGGGAAAGCTAAG TGTATCTCATAGTGAATCCAATATTGCAAATGCTCTTGTGAGGTGCAGCCAGAAGAAAGTTGTTAGAGAACAGCAACACACATCTAGTTCAAG TCCGGAGCATCCCCTTTATAAAGCAGGGGGGTGGTCCATGCTTAGTGGCGACAGGCAACCATTTAGAGAATTTGCTGATGGTGTAGatgcatcaag ATCAGATGGCGGATCAACTTCTGACGTTCATAGAATAAGAAGAAGTATTAGCATTACGCCCGAAATTGGTGACGATATAGTGAG GGCTGTTCGGGCAATGAATGAAACTCTAAAGCAAAATCGTCTCCTGCGGGACCATGGTGATGAAGGTTCATGCTTGTATGCCACAAATGACAAGAATCAGTTGAATGAGCCACCAAAAAATGTATGCTTCTCTGTACCAAAG GATGAAATATCATTTGGAAATTCTGGAGCATATAATAGCTCAAGAAAGCAAACAGGTTCCAGTCAGAAGGCTATGTCATTGCCTTCATCTCCTCATGAATATATTGGTAAGAATTCTAAGAGAACTGGGGATTCTCCAAGAACAGAACATATGGTATCAACTTGGAACAAAGTTTTGCAGTCATCTCCATTTCTCAATAAGCCTTTATTACCTTTCAAAGAGTGGAACATCAATTTCTCAGAGTTAACTGTTGGCACGCGTGTTGGAATAG GATTCTTTGGAGAAGTTTTCCGTGGGATATGGAATGGTACTGATGTTGCAATAAAAGTCTTTCTGGAGCAAGATCTGACAACTGAGAACATGGAAGATTTTTGCAATGAAATCTACATACTAAG CCGCCTTCGACATCCAAATG TTATTTTATTTCTTGGTGCATGCATGAAGCCTCCTCACCTCTCAATGGTAACTGAATATATGGAGATGGGATCTTTGTATTATCTTATGCATATGAGCGGCCAGAAAAAGAAACTGAGCTGGCGTAAGAGATTAAAAATGCTTCGTGACATTTGCAG GGGTTTGATGTGCATACATCGTATGAAAATAGTCCATCGCGATCTTAAAAGTGCAAATTGCCTTGTGGATAAACACTGGACGGTTAAGATATGTGATTTTGGGCTTTCACGAGTCATGACAGATGGTCCCTTGAGAGATAACTCATCTGCGGGCACCCCAGAATGGATGGCTCCTGAGCTTATACGCAATGAACCATTTACAGAAAAATGTGACATATTTAGCCTCGGTGTTATAATGTGGGAGCTTTGCACCCTCAACAGGCCATGGGAAGGCACACCGGCAGTTCAA GTGATATATGCAGTTGCCAACGAAGGGACACGACTAGAGATTCCTGAAGGTCCACTTGGCAAGCTAATCTCAG ATTGTTGGGCAGAGCCACATGAGCGACCGAGTTGTCAGGAAATCCTCACTCGCCTGCTCGATTGCGAATACACACTGTCTTGA